A window from Rhizosphaericola mali encodes these proteins:
- a CDS encoding BlaI/MecI/CopY family transcriptional regulator produces MIELSKTEEQLMELIWKMEPVFMKEILEALPEPKPAPSTIATLLKRMQEKEFISFETFGNSRQYKSLVAKDKYFSTRVNGMIKDFFNNSALKFASFFTTNSKLSNSELAELRNMIDQQLKEQKDE; encoded by the coding sequence ATGATAGAATTATCCAAAACAGAAGAGCAATTAATGGAATTGATTTGGAAGATGGAGCCTGTGTTTATGAAAGAAATTTTAGAAGCACTACCTGAACCCAAACCAGCACCTTCGACCATTGCAACTTTATTAAAAAGAATGCAAGAAAAAGAATTTATAAGTTTTGAGACCTTCGGAAATAGCCGACAATACAAATCATTAGTAGCTAAAGACAAATATTTTTCTACACGGGTAAATGGAATGATCAAAGATTTTTTTAATAATTCCGCATTGAAATTTGCCTCCTTTTTCACTACCAATTCTAAACTTTCCAATTCGGAATTAGCGGAATTACGCAATATGATTGATCAACAATTAAAAGAACAAAAAGATGAATAA